The following proteins come from a genomic window of Lycium ferocissimum isolate CSIRO_LF1 chromosome 4, AGI_CSIRO_Lferr_CH_V1, whole genome shotgun sequence:
- the LOC132053989 gene encoding auxin-responsive protein SAUR71-like — protein sequence MDSEMAKGKKNPNSSILKKMKRYLSMKRRSRTNLLSKSKSWNSNGKPKSPVVLAPQGCFYVYVGPEKEKFIIKAKYANHPLFKMLLEDAEMEYGYDNQGPILLPCDINSFYKVLGEMDSDKETIGPGSGLPYGSCSPFSPAKRLKIGEMGKDYGSYGILTTPRMLKLNSFN from the coding sequence ATGGACAGTGAAATGGCCAAGGGAAAGAAGAATCCAAACTCGTCGATACTCAAGAAAATGAAGCGTTATTTATCGATGAAGAGGAGAAGTCGAACGAATTTGTTGTCCAAGAGCAAATCATGGAACAGCAATGGCAAACCAAAGAGTCCAGTAGTACTTGCACCCCAAGGCTGTTTTTATGTGTACGTTGGACCCGAGAAAGAGAAGTTTATAATCAAGGCAAAATATGCAAACCATCCATTGTTCAAGATGTTGCTTGAAGATGCTGAAATGGAATATGGTTATGATAACCAAGGACCAATTTTGCTTCCTTGTGATATTAATTCTTTTTACAAAGTATTGGGCGAGATGGATAGTGACAAAGAGACTATTGGGCCAGGGAGTGGGCTTCCTTATGGCTCATGCAGCCCATTTAGTCCAGCTAAGCGTTTGAAGATTGGAGAAATGGGCAAGGATTATGGCTCTTATGGGATTCTCACTACACCAAGAATGCTCAAGCTCAACAGTTTTAATTAG
- the LOC132052544 gene encoding DEK domain-containing chromatin-associated protein 1-like, which produces MAAEKETLEEKETIQQEEKAKQNGEVEKKDEKEERKVEDNKEEGKSDDGNSPKTPGSRPTRERKTVERYFESLAARGSATKPLTIDKGQGTQLKDIPNVAYMLSKRKSDDNLQTLHSILYGKKTKAQNVKKNIGQFSGYVWVENEEKQRAKIKEKLDKCVKEKLLLFCDILNIPISRSAARKDELTVKLLDFLVSPHSTTDSLLAEKEQKGKKRKSKGKTSKSKGSADKAAAKVREKRKRSPKIEEEESDDELLSTRDESGDDNDDEEANEVGSDQEESGSEEEEEKPKKKKSKGKEIGSDQEESGSENEEEKPKKKKSKGKEVGSDQEESGSEEEKPKKKKSKGKEVGSNQAESGSEKEEEEEKPKKKKSNGNVSLKKDSGKKVIEKPKSVKKDNPAKSPKSSTKSTKVSSSTASKRGASGAASLASPKKQKVEKKSHKEENGTVKENASSKKQSTKSPVKVSEKEGKEKSNKKAKAEPSNEEIHAAVVNILKEVDFNSATLSDIIRQLGSHFDIDLMHRKAEVKAIITDVINNMSDEEEGDDPEAGDEDDEEKNEGDDSDA; this is translated from the exons ATGGCGGCCGAGAAAGAAACCctggaagagaaagaaacaatCCAGCAAGAAGAGAAAGCAAAACAGAATGGCGAAGTAgagaaaaaagatgaaaaggaagaaagaaaagttgaagaTAATAAAGAGGAAGGGAAGAGTGACGATGGGAATTCCCCAAAAACACCGGGTTCCAGGCCCACAAGGGAAAGGAAGACAGTGGAGAGGTATTTTGAGTCTTTGGCTGCTAGAGGTTCTGCAACTAAGCCTTTAACAATTGACAAG GGTCAAGGTACTCAGCTGAAGGACATCCCAAATG TGGCATATATGTTGTCCAAGAGAAAATCGGATGACAACCTGCAGACACTTCACAGTATCCTTTATGGCAAGAAAACAAAG GCACAAAATGTGAAGAAAAACATAGGGCAGTTTTCTGGATATGTTTGGGTCGAAAATGAG GAAAAACAGAGGGCAAAAATCAAAGAGAAGCTTGACAAGTGTGTCAAAGAAAAGCTACTGCTTTTTTGTGATATACTCAATATCCCAATTAGTAGATCTGCAGCAAGGAAG GATGAGCTCACCGTCAAGTTATTAGACTTCTTGGTATCTCCTCATAGTACGACCGACTCGTTGCTTGCTGAGAAGGAACAG AAGGGTAAGAAGCGAAAATCGAAGGGCAAAACTTCCAAAAGCAAAGGTTCTGCAGACAAAGCTGCAGCAAAGGTTA GGGAGAAGCGCAAGAGGTCGCCCAAAATAGAGGAAGAAGAATCTGATGACGAACTATTGAGTACCAGAGATGAATCCGgggatgacaatgatgatgaggaagccAATGAAGTAGGAAGTGATCAGGAAGAGAGTGGTtcagaggaagaggaagagaaaccaaagaaaaagaagtctAAAGGGAAAGAAATAGGAAGTGATCAGGAAGAGAGTGGTTCAGAGAACGAGGAAGAGAagccaaagaaaaagaagtctAAAGGGAAAGAAGTAGGAAGTGATCAGGAAGAGAGTGGTTCAGAGGAAGagaaaccaaagaaaaagaagtctAAAGGGAAAGAAGTAGGAAGTAATCAGGCAGAGAGTGGTTCAgagaaagaggaagaggaagagaaaccaaagaaaaagaagtctAATGGGAATGTTTCTTTAAAGAAGGATTCTGGAAAGAAAGTTATAGAGAAGCCCAAGTCTGTGAAAAAGGATAACCCTGCTAAATCCCCCAAAAGTTCGACTAAATCTACCAAAGTGTCTTCAAGCACAGCTTCCAAAAGAGGTGCTTCTGGTGCTGCTTCACTAGCATCACCTAAGAAACAAAAAGTTGAAAAGAAAAGTCATAAAGAAGAAAATGGGACTGTGAAGGAAAATGCTTCAAGCAAGAAACAATCAACCAAGTCTCCTGTTAAGGTTTCTGAGAAGGAAG gaaaagaaaaaagcaacAAAAAGGCCAAGGCAGAGCCCAGCAATGAAGAAATTCATGCAGCAGTTGTAAATATACTGAAAGAAGTGGATTTTAATTCG GCAACTTTATCTGATATCATCCGACAACTAG GTAGCCATTTCGATATAGATTTGATGCATAGGAAAGCGGAGGTAAAGGCTATAATCACCGATGTAATAAATAACATGAGTGATGAGGAAGAAGGGGATGACCCTGAGGCTggggatgaagatgatgaagagaaaaatgaagGTGATGATAGTGATGCTTAG
- the LOC132052546 gene encoding 11-beta-hydroxysteroid dehydrogenase A-like → MLVELIHKFLNLVAPPFTFFSLLLFLPPFQFFKFVSSIFGTLFSEDVAGKVVIITGASSGIGEYLAYEYAKRGACLTLAARRERSLNEVAENARDLGSPDVITVHADVSKADDCRRIVDQTMSHFGRLDHLVNNAGVHAITLFEDVEDVTDLRSVMDINFWGSVYMTQFAIPYLRYSGGRIIVLSSAAAWLPAPRSSFYNASKAAISQFFETLRIELGQDIKITLVTPGFVESELTQGKYIGKGGDVEVDQGMRDVLISATPVAKVESCAKTIVNSACRGERYVTIPAWFRVSYLWKVFAPEVLEWMYRLMYLTGPGTPPTDALSKKVADYTGAKKVLYPETIRTGETKTD, encoded by the exons ATGTTGGTGGAACTAATTCACAAATTTCTCAACTTAGTAGCTCCTCCCTTTACCTTCTTTAGTCTGCTTCTTTTCTTGCCACCCTTTCAATTTTTCAAGTTCGTCTCCTCAATTTTTGGCACCCTTTTTAGTGAAGATGTTGCTGGAAAGGTCGTCATCATTACCGGGGCTTCCTCTGGCATCGGCGAG TATCTGGCCTATGAGTATGCGAAGAGAGGAGCATGTTTAACCCTTGCAGCCAGAAGAGAGAGGAGTTTGAATGAAGTGGCCGAAAATGCCCGTGATCTAGGGTCACCAGATGTTATAACAGTTCATGCTGATGTTTCGAAAGCTGATGACTGCAGAAGGATTGTTGATCAAACCATGAGTCACTTTGGCCGAT TGGACCATCTGGTTAACAATGCTGGAGTGCACGCAATTACTCTGTTTGAAGACGTAGAAGATGTCACTGATCTTAGATCTGTCATG GACATCAACTTCTGGGGTTCTGTTTACATGACCCAGTTTGCGATTCCGTATCTTAGATATAGTGGGGGTAGGATCATTGTGCTTTCTTCAGCTGCTGCTTGGCTTCCTGCTCCAAGATCAAGCTTTTACAAT GCAAGCAAAGCAGCAATATCTCAGTTCTTCGAGACGTTAAGAATTGAGTTGGGGCAGGACATCAAGATAACTCTGGTAACACCTGGCTTTGTTGAATCTGAACTAACGCAAGGCAAATACATCGGTAAGGGTGGTGATGTGGAGGTTGATCAAGGAATGAGGGAT GTACTAATAAGCGCGACTCCAGTAGCCAAAGTCGAATCCTGTGCCAAGACAATAGTGAACAGCGCTTGTCGAGGCGAAAGATATGTGACAATACCAGCTTGGTTTCGGGTTAGCTATTTGTGGAAGGTATTTGCCCCAGAGGTATTAGAGTGGATGTACAGGCTGATGTATCTCACTGGACCGGGAACTCCACCAACGGATGCACTTAGCAAGAAAGTAGCGGATTATACTGGTGCAAAAAAGGTGTTATATCCAGAAACCATCAGAACTGGAGAAACAAAGACTGACTAA
- the LOC132052547 gene encoding HVA22-like protein e — MGKFLTAMTHLHTLAGPSVMLLYPLYASVVAIESKSKLDDQQWLAYWILYSFLTLMEMVLQPALEWIPIWYDVKLAMVAWLVLPQFRGAAFIYEKFVREKLINRYGARYFREKSPPLAKVNLKHSED, encoded by the exons ATGGGTAAATTCTTGACTGCGATGACTCACCTTCATACTCTTGCCGG GCCATCGGTGATGTTGCTCTATCCTCT ATATGCATCAGTAGTGGCTATAGAGAGCAAATCGAAGTTGGATGATCAGCAATGGCTAGCATACTGGATTCTCTACTCTTTTCTCACTCTCATGGAGATGGTTCTTCAACCTGCTCTTGAATG GATACCTATTTGGTATGATGTGAAGCTAGCAATGGTGGCATGGCTGGTTCTTCCCCAGTTCAGAGGAGCTGcatttatttatgaaaaatttgttAGGGAAAAGCTCATCAACAGATATGGAGCTCGATATTTCAGAGAGAAATCTCCCCCTCTTGCCAAG GTGAATTTGAAACACAGTGAGGACTGA